Within Micromonospora narathiwatensis, the genomic segment GCGGAGACCGTACGCCTGATCGAGGCGTGGTCGGATCCGGCGGCCCTGGCGGGCGTCTCGCCCGGCATGGGGCTGCCGCAGGAGACGGTCGGCGACATGGCCCTGGCCGACCTCACCGTGCACGGCTGGGACCTGGCCCGGGCCACCGGGCAGCCCGGCGTGCAGGCCGAGCCGGCGGTGCTGGCGGCGCTGCACGGATTCATGGACCGGATGGGGGAGACCGGCCAGCGGATGGGTGCCTTCGGTGAACCGGTGCCCATCGCGCCGGACGCCGCCGAGCTGGACCGTCTCCTCGGCCGGACCGGCCGGGATCCGGCCTGGACGCCCTGACACCTCGGCCCGCGTGGCGCCACGCCGCGCGGGCCGCTCTTGACACCGCTATTCGCTGAGTGAATAGTGGCGAGGTGTCCACTCAGCACGTCCTGCTCGGGTTGCTCGCCGGCGGTGCCCGGCACGGCTACGAGCTGAAGCGCGCCCACGACGAGCGGCTGCCCCAGGCCCGCCCGCTCGCCTTCGGGCAGGTCTACGCGACCCTTGGCCGGCTCCAGCGGGACGGCCTGGTGGTCCCGGCCGGCCAGGGGCGCGAGGGCGGCCCGGACCGCACGGCGTACGCGCTGACCGAGGAGGGACGGGTCGCGCTCGACCGGTGGCTCGCCACCGTCGAGCCACCCATGCCGCACGTGGCGAGCACCCTCTTCGCCAAGGTGGTGGTCGCGCTGGTGGTCGCCGACGCCGACCGAGCCCGGTCCTACCTCATCGCCCAGCGCCGGGCGCACACCGAGCGGCTCCGCGAACTGACCGCGCTGAAGGCCGCCCCCTCGGCCAGCCTCGACGACGTGATCGCGGCCGACTACGCCATCAACCATCTCGACGCCGACCTGCGGTGGCTGCACACCACCCTGGACCGGGTCGCCGACTGGCACCGGGAGGTGCACTCGTGACACATCTGGAGGCCCGCGGCATGGTCAAGGCGTACGGCAGGACGCCCGCCCTGC encodes:
- a CDS encoding TIGR03086 family metal-binding protein encodes the protein MTTKTSELLAVAAPRTVAVVRGISDDQLDLPTPCPEYTVRGLLNHLFDVVVNFQELARRGEVDWSGKTDHVTEGWRDRFAAETVRLIEAWSDPAALAGVSPGMGLPQETVGDMALADLTVHGWDLARATGQPGVQAEPAVLAALHGFMDRMGETGQRMGAFGEPVPIAPDAAELDRLLGRTGRDPAWTP
- a CDS encoding PadR family transcriptional regulator, yielding MSTQHVLLGLLAGGARHGYELKRAHDERLPQARPLAFGQVYATLGRLQRDGLVVPAGQGREGGPDRTAYALTEEGRVALDRWLATVEPPMPHVASTLFAKVVVALVVADADRARSYLIAQRRAHTERLRELTALKAAPSASLDDVIAADYAINHLDADLRWLHTTLDRVADWHREVHS